A genomic window from Agreia sp. COWG includes:
- a CDS encoding amino-acid N-acetyltransferase, with amino-acid sequence MTQAASTYTVRRAQTSDVPWIKELVEPLVQRRILLGKDLVVFYEAVQEFFIALDDRGNRIGCGALHVFWEDLGEVRTLAVADAWLGKGVGHALLEAVENEARRLGLTRLFCLTFEVGFFERNGFISSPLGLVAPEVYSELVRSPDEGVAEFLDLARVKPNTLGNTRMLKHLR; translated from the coding sequence ATGACGCAGGCCGCCTCGACCTATACGGTGCGACGCGCCCAGACCAGTGATGTGCCGTGGATCAAGGAACTCGTGGAGCCCCTGGTCCAGCGACGAATCCTGCTGGGCAAAGACCTGGTCGTCTTCTACGAGGCGGTGCAGGAGTTCTTCATCGCCCTCGACGACCGGGGTAACCGCATCGGCTGCGGCGCCCTGCACGTGTTCTGGGAAGACCTCGGCGAGGTTCGCACCCTGGCGGTGGCGGATGCCTGGCTCGGCAAGGGCGTCGGTCATGCCCTGCTCGAGGCCGTCGAGAACGAGGCTCGCCGGCTCGGTCTGACTCGCCTGTTCTGCCTCACCTTCGAGGTGGGCTTCTTCGAACGCAATGGATTCATCTCATCACCGCTCGGGCTCGTGGCTCCCGAGGTCTACTCCGAACTCGTACGTTCGCCTGACGAGGGTGTCGCCGAGTTTCTCGACCTCGCCAGGGTGAAGCCGAACACCCTGGGCAACACGCGCATGCTCAAGCACCTGCGCTGA
- a CDS encoding 8-oxo-dGTP diphosphatase: MSFQVCVCFVTRTGAAGRREVLLGTKKTGLGAGNIVGLGGKLEPGETPLQAIVREVEEESGLVVDAADLEERGYLRYAFPHRESWSQDSTVFVTETFSGSPRETDEIEPRWYRVDELPLEGMWDDAKYWLPQVLAGEAVNARFVFAADLKTVSESVFDER; encoded by the coding sequence ATGTCCTTCCAGGTGTGCGTCTGCTTCGTCACGCGTACGGGCGCCGCTGGTCGTCGCGAGGTTCTGCTCGGTACGAAGAAGACGGGCCTCGGTGCGGGCAACATCGTCGGACTCGGCGGCAAGCTCGAGCCGGGGGAGACGCCGCTGCAGGCGATCGTGCGCGAGGTCGAAGAGGAGTCGGGCCTCGTCGTCGACGCGGCCGACCTCGAGGAGCGCGGCTACCTGAGGTACGCGTTCCCGCACCGAGAGAGCTGGAGCCAGGACTCCACGGTCTTCGTCACCGAGACCTTCTCCGGTTCGCCGCGGGAGACCGACGAGATCGAACCGCGATGGTATCGGGTCGACGAGCTGCCTCTCGAGGGCATGTGGGACGACGCGAAGTACTGGCTGCCACAGGTGTTGGCGGGCGAGGCGGTGAACGCCCGATTCGTCTTCGCGGCCGACCTGAAGACCGTCTCGGAGTCGGTGTTCGACGAGCGCTAG